In Hevea brasiliensis isolate MT/VB/25A 57/8 chromosome 13, ASM3005281v1, whole genome shotgun sequence, a single genomic region encodes these proteins:
- the LOC110660498 gene encoding DEAD-box ATP-dependent RNA helicase 30 isoform X2, which yields MVNPYDHRYSDPDSYRHRRSDLIGPPPPVGPPMVRGPYGRGGPVPYGGPPPPAFAGRGGPGPVGGYPPFEPPVGRFDIGRGGGTVSGGRGFSGSRLPSGHIGDRRPDAARFGSGRGRDGGRGGGRGGGRGVGGGRGFDGGRGGGRGVRRAGGATKGDLDNITLPKQDFGNLVPFEKNFYIESPSVQSMSENEAMMYRARRDITVEGHDVPKPIRMFREANFPDYCLEVIAKLGFVEPTPIQAQGWPMALKGRDLIGIAETGSGKTLAYLLPALVHVSAQPRLVQGEGPIVLVLAPTRELAVQIQEEAIKFGSHANIRSTCIYGGAPKGPQIRDLQRGVEIVIATPGRLIDMLEAQHTNLRRVTYLVLDEADRMLDMGFEPQIRKILSQIRPDRQTLYWSATWPREVETLARQFLRNPYKVIIGSADLKANQSINQVVEVLTEVEKYNRFAFATAEEKDVKDIKCVINYDFPSSLEDYVHRIGRTGRAGARGTAFTFFTHANAKFARDLIKILQEARQIVSPALSALARSGGALGGSGGNFRSRGGRGGFGNRALISGSNTVPLGVKRPW from the exons ATGGTGAACCCTTATGACCACAGGTATTCCGATCCCGATTCTTACCGTCACCGTCGCAG TGACCTGATTGGCCCGCCTCCTCCGGTCGGGCCGCCGATGGTGAGGGGACCTTATGGGCGCGGTGGACCGGTGCCTTATGGTGGTCCTCCACCACCGGCTTTTGCGGGAAGAGGTGGTCCCGGACCAGTAGGCGGTTATCCACCATTTGAGCCTCCAGTTGGTAGATTCGATATTGGCCGAGGCGGTGGCACTGTCAGTGGGGGGAGGGGCTTCAGTGGTAGCCGTCTTCCCAGTGGTCATATTGGGGATAGAAGGCCTGATGCAGCTCGTTTTGGCAGTGGAAGGGGCCGTGATGGTGGACGAGGCGGCGGACGTGGTGGTGGGCGTGGTGTTGGTGGAGGAAGGGGATTTGATGGAGGCCGTGGTGGTGGAAGAGGAGTTAGGCGTGCTGGGGGAGCTACTAAAGGAGACTTGGATAATATTACTCTTCCGAAGCAGGATTTTGGGAATTTGGTGCCTTTTGAGAAGAATTTCTACATTGAGAGTCCTTCAGTACAGTCTATGTCTGAAAATGAAGCTATGATGTATCGGGCAAGGAGGGATATTACTGTCGAAGGTCACGATGTACCTAAGCCCATTCGGATGTTTCGAGAGGCTAATTTTCCTG ATTATTGCTTAGAGGTGATTGCCAAGTTAGGTTTTGTTGAGCCAACACCAATACAGGCACAAGGGTGGCCAATGGCCCTTAAGGGTAGAGATTTAATTGGCATTGCAGAAACGGGTTCTGGTAAGACTTTGGCATACTTGCTGCCAGCATTGGTGCATGTCAGTGCACAACCTCGATTGG TACAAGGTGAGGGACCAATTGTGTTAGTATTAGCTCCTACAAGAGAATTAGCTGTTCAAATCCAAGAAGAAGCTATAAAGTTTGGTTCACATGCTAATATTAGGAGTACTTGCATATATGGTGGTGCTCCCAAAGGACCTCAAATTCGTGATCTTCAAAGAG GTGTTGAGATTGTGATTGCTACTCCTGGACGACTAATAGATATGTTAGAAGCTCAACATACAAACCTGCGAAGAGTCACCTACCTTGTGTTGGATGAGGCTGATCGGATGTTGGACATGGGATTTGAGCCTCAGATTCGGAAAATTTTATCTCAA ATCCGGCCAGATAGACAGACTTTGTATTGGAGTGCCACGTGGCCAAGGGAGGTTGAAACTTTAGCAAGACAGTTTCTGCGCAATCCATACAAG GTAATCATTGGCTCAGCCGATTTGAAAGCAAATCAATCAATAAACCAAGTTGTTGAAGTTTTGACAGAGGTGGAGAAGTACAACAGGTTTGCCTTTGCAACTGCTGAAGAGAAAG ATGTGAAGGACATAAAGTGTGTGATCAACTATGATTTTCCTTCCAGCCTTGAGGATTATGTCCACAGGATTGGTCGAACTGGTCGTGCAGGGGCTAGGGGAACTGCATTTACCTTTTTCACCCATGCAAATGCAAAGTTTGCTCGGGATCTTATCAAGATTTTACAGGAAGCAAGGCAGATTGTCTCTCCAGCATTGTCTGCTTTGGCTCGGTCAGGTGGCGCTCTAGGAG GTTCTGGGGGTAACTTCCGTTCTAGAGGAGGACGAGGAGGCTTTGGCAATCGTGCATTAATTTCAGGATCTAATACTGTGCCTCTTGGTGTAAAGAGGCCTTGGTAG
- the LOC110660838 gene encoding 60S ribosomal protein L27a-2: MPLQLRNSCISNSYLSDWLRDRVHWQGILLCCEARENRRYSPVFEVSAQIIELIEELLYFSHRATQIPKGPKRPSDNRKKRGHMSAGHGRIGKHRKHPGGRGNPGRMHHHWILFDKYHPGYFGNVGMRYFHKLRNKFHCPIANIDKLRSLIPQELEKSNNETSDASKDNVPMIDVTQYGYFKVLGKGAMPENKPIVVKAKLVSKIAENKIKENGGAVVLTA; this comes from the exons ATGCCTCTTCAGTTGAGGAATTCTTGTATTAGCAATTCATACCTATCTGATT GGCTAAGAGACCGTGTACATTGGCAAGGGATACTGCTTTGTTGTGAAGCACG GGAGAATAGAAGATACAGTCCTGTGTTTGAGGTTAGCGCTCAAATTATAGAGTTGATAGAAGAG CTCCTTTATTTCTCTCATAGAGCTACCCAAATACCAAAAGGGCCAAAAAGACCATCCGATAACCGGAAGAAGCGCGGCCATATGAGCGCTGGCCATGGGCGTATCGGCAAGCACCGGAAGCATCCAGGAGGTCGCGGAAACCCAGGACGCATGCACCACCATTGGATCCTCTTCGACAAGTACCATCCTGGGTATTTTGGAAATGTTGGTATGCGATATTTCCACAAGTTGCGTAACAAATTCCACTGCCCCATCGCCAATATCGACAAACTCCGGTCATTGATCCCTCAGGAACTGGAAAAATCAAACAATGAAACATCCGAT GCCAGCAAGGACAATGTGCCCATGATCGATGTCACTCAGTATGGCTACTTCAAGGTATTGGGGAAGGGCGCCATGCCAGAGAATAAGCCGATTGTGGTGAAAGCGAAGCTGGTGTCCAAGATTGCCGAGAATAAGATAAAGGAGAATGGTGGAGCTGTTGTTCTTACTGCTTAA
- the LOC110660689 gene encoding U-box domain-containing protein 33, whose protein sequence is MEEEKSYSQPNSLPYSSSARVISSEIVEIGEDSKSGTFANSRDFGANDVYVAVGKDDLDVLKWALDHAVFPGARVFLVHVCPPVTFIPTPVGKLSRSQLSQDQVTFYINEEHNRRRNILQKYIRLCDDAKVTVDTMLLESSETAKAILDLIPVLNITNLVMGTTGLPCPRLLEKKLAKAKFIKKHAPDYCQVTIVHNGKKVMDDQQGAEMVHPSLTYNTQRPDITRSSSERKFFECVCFSVCRRTVKDS, encoded by the exons ATGGAAGAAGAGAAATCATACTCGCAACCCAATTCTCTGCCATATTCCAGCAGTGCAAGAGTTATCTCATCGGAAATTGTGGAGATAGGAGAGGATAGTAAGAGTGGTACTTTTGCTAATTCCAGAGATTTTGGTGCTAATGATGTTTATGTAGCTGTTGGTAAAGATGATTTAGATGTCCTGAAATGGGCTCTTGATCATGCTGTTTTTCCTGGAGCTCGAGTTTTCCTTGTTCATGTTTGTCCTCCTGTTACCTTTATTCCTACACCAG TTGGAAAATTATCCAGAAGCCAACTAAGCCAAGATCAAGTGACATTTTACATTAATGAAGAGCATAACAGGAGGAGGAATATATTGCAGAAATACATTCGCTTGTGTGATGATGCTAAG GTGACAGTGGATACAATGCTCCTTGAGAGCAGTGAGACTGCCAAAGCCATACTTGATCTTATTCCTGTTCTCAACATTACCAATCTTGTCATGGGAACTACAGGCCTGCCTTGCCCCAG GTTACTGGAGAAAAAATTGGCAAAAGCAAAATTTATCAAGAAGCATGCTCCAGACTATTGTCAGGTTACTATTGTTCACAATGGCAAGAAAGTTATGGATGATCAGCAGGGAGCAGAGATGGTGCATCCATCTCTCACATACAATACTCAAAGACCAGATATTACTCGCAGCAGCTCTGAAAGGAAGTTTTTCGAGTGTGTATGCTTTTCAG TTTGCAGGCGTACGGTGAAGGATTCATAA
- the LOC110660916 gene encoding ferric reduction oxidase 8, mitochondrial produces the protein MAKSILLAILKLLMILIFAGWVSLWLLKPTNLWTRKWKGAEDSTRPTLFGYYGLDFAVYTFPVISLAIIGLVYLNLLSKEPLRRRKARSSTIGFSNPVIVNSFVGVLSCIEILGVFLFILFLAWTYYTRISNDFKNLMPIKSLKLNLWQLKYLRVATRFGLLAEACLALLLLPILRGLALFQLLGIQFEASVRYHIWLGTSMIFFATVHGGSTLFIWGVSHHIQDEMWRWQKTGRIYLAGEIALVTGLVIWITSLPQIRRKRFEIFYYTHHLYISFLIFFLFHAGDRHFYMVFPGMFLFGLDKLLRTIQSRPETCILSATVFPNKAVELILPKDPRLKYTPTSVIFMKIPSISKYQWHSFSITSSSNVDDEVMSVIIKCEGGWTSSLYDMIQADLDSNADHMSCIPAAIEGPYGPASLDFLRYDNLVLIAGGIGITPFLSILKEIASVQSSSSSSRYRFPTQIQLIYVVKKSQEICLLNSISSLLLNQSSSKQLNLKLKVFVTQEEKSNASLGELLNDLSVIQTVNFDTKISNYAVHGLESPLWMAALTALTCVVFLVFLMCFNHIFVSSEKNGGAASEKLVVRREKKVPKEKTPSSVVDLLLLSSFIIAITCSTFLAFILRWKRLKKAIPPVSQKQGKSAEPRQVEISAFEEHEIHFVGRPNFHDMFSKFPNETEGSDVGVLVCGPETMKESVASLCQLKSQGFNVGAEGKKPYYSFHSLNFTL, from the exons ATGGCAAAATCTATTCTTCTtgccattctaaaattattgatgATCTTAATATTTGCTGGTTGGGTTTCTCTTTGGCTGCTAAAGCCGACTAATCTATGGACAAGAAAATGGAAAGGAGCCGAAGATAGCACTAGGCCTACACTATTTGGCTATTACG GTCTTGACTTTGCTGTGTACACATTTCCTGTAATTTCTCTGGCTATAATTGGACTTGTTTACTTGAATTTGCTGTCCAAGGAGCCATTAAGAAGGAG AAAAGCAAGGAGCTCAACTATTGGTTTCTCAAATCCTGTGATAGTAAACAGCTTTGTGGGTGTTTTGTCTTGCATAGAGATCCTGGGTGTGTTCCTCTTCATCCTCTTTTTAGCATGGACTTATTATACCCGCATCTCTAACGATTTCAAGAACTTGATGCCAATCAAATCTCTGAAATTGAATTT ATGGCAACTCAAGTATCTGAGAGTGGCAACCCGTTTTGGTTTGCTAGCAGAAGCCTGCCTAGCTTTGCTTCTTCTGCCTATTTTAAGGGGCCTGGCCTTATTTCAATTACTTGGCATCCAATTTGAAGCTTCAGTAAGATACCATATCTGGCTTGGGACTTCAATGATATTTTTTGCCACTGTTCATGGTGGAAGCACCTTGTTCATCTGGGGTGTCAGCCACCATATTCAAGATGAG ATGTGGAGATGGCAGAAAACAGGGAGGATATACTTAGCTGGGGAGATAGCTCTTGTCACAGGACTAGTAATCTGGATTACATCACTTCCTCAAATAAGGAGGAAAAGATTCGAAATCTTCTACTACACACACCATCTTTATATTTCGTTCTTAATATTCTTCCTATTTCATGCTGGAGACCGACACTTCTATATGGTTTTCCCTGGAATGTTTCTCTTTGGTCTCGACAAGCTGCTCCGAACCATACAATCAAGACCAGAAACTTGCATTCTCTCAGCAACAGTATTTCCCAATAAAGCTGTAGAACTTATTCTGCCTAAAGATCCAA GGTTGAAATATACCCCAACAAGTGTGATATTTATGAAGATACCAAGTATATCCAAGTATCAGTGGCATTCCTTCAGTATAACTTCTAGTTCCAATGTTGATGATGAAGTGATGTCCGTTATAATAAAGTGTGAGGGAGGCTGGACAAGTTCTTTATATGACATGATACAAGCAGATTTAGATTCAAATGCAGATCATATGAGTTGCATACCTGCAGCAATTGAAGGCCCCTATGGACCCGCCTCACTGGACTTCCTGAG ATATGACAACCTAGTCCTGATAGCAGGCGGAATTGGGATAACCCCATTTCTGAGCATCTTAAAGGAAATTGCTTCTGTCcaaagcagcagcagcagcagcagataCAGATTCCCAACACAAATACAGCTTATTTATGTAGTGAAAAAGTCCCAAGAAATTTGTCTGTTGAACTCAATATCTTCTCTACTTCTAAACCAGTCTTCATCCAAACAATTGAATCTAAAGCTGaaagtttttgtgacccaagaaGAGAAGTCTAATGCAAGCTTGGGAGAATTACTAAATGATTTATCTGTAATACAAACAGTTAACTTCGACACAAAAATTTCCAATTATGCGGTGCATGGACTAGAAAGTCCTCTTTGGATGGCTGCCTTAACCGCATTAACCTGCGTTGTGTTTCTTGTTTTTCTGATGTGTTTCAACCACATCTTTGTTTCCTCGGAGAAGAATGGCGGTGCTGCCTCCGAAAAGTTGGTTGTTCGCCGAGAAAAGAAGGTCCCAAAAGAAAAGACTCCTTCATCGGTGGTTGATCTACTTCTCTTATCTTCGTTCATCATAGCTATAACATGCAGCACTTTTTTGGCATTCATTTTGAGATGGAAAAGGCTCAAGAAAGCGATTCCTCCAGTCTCCCAAAAACAAGGCAAATCAGCGGAACCGCGTCAAGTGGAAATCAGTGCTTTTGAGGAACATGAAATCCATTTTGTGGGAAGGCCTAATTTCCACG ATATGTTCTCCAAGTTTCCAAATGAAACTGAAGGATCTGATGTTGGAGTCTTGGTTTGTGGACCTGAAACTATGAAGGAGTCGGTAGCATCATTATGCCAGCTCAAGTCACAAGGCTTCAATGTAGGTGCCGAGGGAAAGAAACCATACTACAGTTTCCACTCCCTCAACTTCACTCTCTAG
- the LOC110660498 gene encoding DEAD-box ATP-dependent RNA helicase 20 isoform X1 gives MVNPYDHRYSDPDSYRHRRSDLIGPPPPVGPPMVRGPYGRGGPVPYGGPPPPAFAGRGGPGPVGGYPPFEPPVGRFDIGRGGGTVSGGRGFSGSRLPSGHIGDRRPDAARFGSGRGRDGGRGGGRGGGRGVGGGRGFDGGRGGGRGVRRAGGATKGDLDNITLPKQDFGNLVPFEKNFYIESPSVQSMSENEAMMYRARRDITVEGHDVPKPIRMFREANFPDYCLEVIAKLGFVEPTPIQAQGWPMALKGRDLIGIAETGSGKTLAYLLPALVHVSAQPRLVQGEGPIVLVLAPTRELAVQIQEEAIKFGSHANIRSTCIYGGAPKGPQIRDLQRGVEIVIATPGRLIDMLEAQHTNLRRVTYLVLDEADRMLDMGFEPQIRKILSQIRPDRQTLYWSATWPREVETLARQFLRNPYKVIIGSADLKANQSINQVVEVLTEVEKYNRLIKLLKEVMDGSRILIFMETKKGCDQVTRQLRMDGWPALSIHGDKNQAERDWVLSEFKSGRSPIMTATDVAARGLDVKDIKCVINYDFPSSLEDYVHRIGRTGRAGARGTAFTFFTHANAKFARDLIKILQEARQIVSPALSALARSGGALGGSGGNFRSRGGRGGFGNRALISGSNTVPLGVKRPW, from the exons ATGGTGAACCCTTATGACCACAGGTATTCCGATCCCGATTCTTACCGTCACCGTCGCAG TGACCTGATTGGCCCGCCTCCTCCGGTCGGGCCGCCGATGGTGAGGGGACCTTATGGGCGCGGTGGACCGGTGCCTTATGGTGGTCCTCCACCACCGGCTTTTGCGGGAAGAGGTGGTCCCGGACCAGTAGGCGGTTATCCACCATTTGAGCCTCCAGTTGGTAGATTCGATATTGGCCGAGGCGGTGGCACTGTCAGTGGGGGGAGGGGCTTCAGTGGTAGCCGTCTTCCCAGTGGTCATATTGGGGATAGAAGGCCTGATGCAGCTCGTTTTGGCAGTGGAAGGGGCCGTGATGGTGGACGAGGCGGCGGACGTGGTGGTGGGCGTGGTGTTGGTGGAGGAAGGGGATTTGATGGAGGCCGTGGTGGTGGAAGAGGAGTTAGGCGTGCTGGGGGAGCTACTAAAGGAGACTTGGATAATATTACTCTTCCGAAGCAGGATTTTGGGAATTTGGTGCCTTTTGAGAAGAATTTCTACATTGAGAGTCCTTCAGTACAGTCTATGTCTGAAAATGAAGCTATGATGTATCGGGCAAGGAGGGATATTACTGTCGAAGGTCACGATGTACCTAAGCCCATTCGGATGTTTCGAGAGGCTAATTTTCCTG ATTATTGCTTAGAGGTGATTGCCAAGTTAGGTTTTGTTGAGCCAACACCAATACAGGCACAAGGGTGGCCAATGGCCCTTAAGGGTAGAGATTTAATTGGCATTGCAGAAACGGGTTCTGGTAAGACTTTGGCATACTTGCTGCCAGCATTGGTGCATGTCAGTGCACAACCTCGATTGG TACAAGGTGAGGGACCAATTGTGTTAGTATTAGCTCCTACAAGAGAATTAGCTGTTCAAATCCAAGAAGAAGCTATAAAGTTTGGTTCACATGCTAATATTAGGAGTACTTGCATATATGGTGGTGCTCCCAAAGGACCTCAAATTCGTGATCTTCAAAGAG GTGTTGAGATTGTGATTGCTACTCCTGGACGACTAATAGATATGTTAGAAGCTCAACATACAAACCTGCGAAGAGTCACCTACCTTGTGTTGGATGAGGCTGATCGGATGTTGGACATGGGATTTGAGCCTCAGATTCGGAAAATTTTATCTCAA ATCCGGCCAGATAGACAGACTTTGTATTGGAGTGCCACGTGGCCAAGGGAGGTTGAAACTTTAGCAAGACAGTTTCTGCGCAATCCATACAAG GTAATCATTGGCTCAGCCGATTTGAAAGCAAATCAATCAATAAACCAAGTTGTTGAAGTTTTGACAGAGGTGGAGAAGTACAACAG ACTGATCAAACTTCTAAAAGAAGTGATGGATGGGAGTCGAATTCTAATATTCATGGAGACCAAAAAAGGCTGTGACCAAGTTACGAGGCAGTTGAGAATGGATGGATGGCCAGCCCTATCCATCCATGGTGATAAAAATCAAGCTGAAAGGGATTGGGTCCTATCTGAGTTCAAAAGTGGCAGAAGTCCTATAATGACTGCCACTGATGTTGCTGCACGGGGTCTTG ATGTGAAGGACATAAAGTGTGTGATCAACTATGATTTTCCTTCCAGCCTTGAGGATTATGTCCACAGGATTGGTCGAACTGGTCGTGCAGGGGCTAGGGGAACTGCATTTACCTTTTTCACCCATGCAAATGCAAAGTTTGCTCGGGATCTTATCAAGATTTTACAGGAAGCAAGGCAGATTGTCTCTCCAGCATTGTCTGCTTTGGCTCGGTCAGGTGGCGCTCTAGGAG GTTCTGGGGGTAACTTCCGTTCTAGAGGAGGACGAGGAGGCTTTGGCAATCGTGCATTAATTTCAGGATCTAATACTGTGCCTCTTGGTGTAAAGAGGCCTTGGTAG
- the LOC110660761 gene encoding 60S ribosomal protein L27a-3-like: protein MTTRFKKNRKKRGHVSAGHGRIGKHRKHPGGRGNAGGMHHHRILFDKYHPGYFGKVGMRYFHKLRNKFYCPIVNIDKLWSLIPQEVKDKASEDNVPMIDVTQHGYFKVLGKGALPENKPIVVKAKLVSKIAEKKIKENGGAVVLTA from the coding sequence ATGACAACCCGATTCAAGAAGAACCGGAAGAAGCGCGGTCATGTAAGCGCTGGCCATGGGCGCATCGGCAAGCACCGAAAGCACCCGGGAGGTCGCGGTAACGCCGGAGGCATGCACCACCACAGGATCCTCTTCGACAAGTACCATCCTGGGTATTTTGGAAAGGTCGGTATGCGATATTTCCACAAGTTGCGTAACAAATTCTACTGCCCCATTGTGAACATCGACAAGCTCTGGTCGTTGATCCCTCAGGAAGTGAAGGATAAGGCCAGCGAGGACAATGTTCCCATGATCGACGTTACTCAGCACGGCTACTTCAAGGTATTGGGGAAGGGCGCCCTGCCTGAGAATAAGCCGATTGTGGTGAAAGCGAAGCTGGTGTCCAAGATTGCCGAGAAAAAGATAAAGGAGAATGGTGGAGCTGTTGTTCTTACTGCCTAA
- the LOC110661049 gene encoding uncharacterized protein LOC110661049, translated as MVSDVELDRTTETIKFLCSYGGKILLRPVDGEIRYIGGHTRILAVNRSISFAELMVKLGEFCGYSVELRCQLPNGNLEMLVSIKSDEELALLVAEYDLCCPGSKIRAVLSPPKSLKTVSPPPSTPASVDFYPVKSPFNPFNYQRSGKYSSPIRYPIGVFKDSGRIYYNPFHGQGGLGVRCRDLCCNGQGNPRLRCCGPFYNKNWH; from the exons ATGGTCAGCGATGTTGAATTAGACAGAACCACAGAGACTATTAAGTTTCTCTGCAGTTACGGTGGTAAGATTCTTCTACGACCCGTTGACGGAGAGATCCGTTACATCGGTGGTCACACCAGAATTCTAGCCGTCAATCGTTCTATATCCTTTGCAG AACTCATGGTTAAGCTTGGAGAATTTTGTGGATATTCCGTGGAATTGAGGTGTCAATTACCGAATGGAAATTTGGAGATGCTAGTTTCTATAAAATCCGATGAGGAATTGGCGCTTCTCGTTGCAGAATATGATCTGTGTTGTCCTGGTTCGAAGATTAGAGCCGTTCTCTCTCCTCCGAAGTCTCTCAAAACCGTCTCTCCTCCTCCGTCAACTCCTGCAAGTGTCGATTTCTATCCAGTGAAATCGCCTTTTAATCCCTTCAATTATCAACGATCTGGAAAATATTCATCGCCGATCAGATATCCCATCGGCGTTTTTAAAGACTCTGGCAGAATTTATTACAATCCTTTTCATGGACAAGGAGGCCTTGGAGTACGGTGTCGTGACCTTTGCTGCAACGGACAAGGAAACCCTAGATTGCGGTGTTGTGGCCCTTTCTACAACAAGAACTGGCATTAA